One Actinomycetota bacterium DNA segment encodes these proteins:
- a CDS encoding DUF362 domain-containing protein, with the protein MTNDRAYLARSDVDLIETIQTALDGIDWHSIIPQNSKVFIKTNLTWPSYKPGVTTSPLVIDAFLSVLKRRTDAIYLCESDKGYLNQSCIESLRGNGLDEILQRHGVSFVNLSEMPVREVTDTVRGKEIKIPLPEPLLGDDVIFISMPVLKTHSLTGISAGMKNQYGCVQHAVLPLYHHMINEVLAVANRHLNPRLVVVDATYAQDGNGPFFGQPVLMDTLIVTNGIRASEPVACALMGIDMDQVPHLKFAREEGLVAGIEDVELNADIKDFAAWSFKDTRTWLNQFSYLVFRRYWLSKLVYDSPLTGLAYAAANILRRKKIG; encoded by the coding sequence ATGACCAATGACAGGGCTTACTTAGCAAGGTCGGATGTCGATCTGATCGAAACCATTCAGACCGCGTTGGACGGGATTGATTGGCATTCAATTATTCCGCAAAACTCCAAAGTCTTTATAAAAACCAATCTAACCTGGCCTTCCTATAAACCCGGCGTGACCACGTCACCGCTTGTGATAGACGCTTTCCTATCTGTCCTCAAACGCCGCACCGACGCCATTTACCTTTGTGAATCCGACAAAGGCTATCTCAACCAATCATGTATTGAATCGCTTCGCGGGAACGGTCTTGACGAGATTCTGCAGCGTCATGGCGTGTCCTTCGTTAATCTTTCTGAAATGCCGGTAAGGGAAGTAACGGATACGGTGCGAGGGAAGGAAATCAAGATTCCGCTACCCGAACCGCTGCTCGGGGATGATGTCATATTCATATCGATGCCCGTTCTTAAGACGCACTCTCTGACCGGCATTTCCGCGGGGATGAAGAACCAATATGGCTGTGTCCAACATGCTGTTCTGCCTTTATATCACCATATGATCAACGAGGTTCTTGCAGTTGCTAATAGGCACTTGAACCCTCGGTTAGTCGTCGTCGACGCGACCTATGCTCAAGACGGAAACGGCCCGTTCTTCGGCCAGCCCGTGTTGATGGACACGCTCATCGTGACTAACGGCATCAGAGCCTCTGAGCCGGTCGCTTGCGCCTTAATGGGAATTGATATGGATCAAGTGCCGCACTTGAAGTTCGCGCGAGAGGAAGGTCTGGTAGCCGGAATCGAAGATGTGGAATTGAATGCGGACATTAAAGACTTTGCAGCCTGGAGTTTTAAAGATACCAGGACCTGGCTGAACCAGTTCTCGTACCTGGTATTTCGACGCTATTGGTTGTCTAAATTAGTTTACGACTCGCCGCTGACCGGGTTGGCCTATGCCGCCGCTAATATCTTGAGACGAAAAAAGATCGGTTAG